The following proteins are encoded in a genomic region of Cryptomeria japonica chromosome 11, Sugi_1.0, whole genome shotgun sequence:
- the LOC131068270 gene encoding probable leucine-rich repeat receptor-like protein kinase At5g63930, whose product MEYILFSLMLMLLFSFSTSLQSPIPDQQSLLKFRAAITSDPNNSLANWNSSIPMCNWTGVRCSHNSQQVLGLDLRGMDLQGVISPALGNLTALVNLILLDNQLHGSIPGELGKLTRLKNLILPQNYFTGTIPPSFKNLSALDQLDLSLNNLHGPIPPEIGMLTKLHLLYLYDNQLSGSIPSSMGNLSELIVLQLLNNSLTGPIPTEIGNLHDLEELVLYNNRLVGTIPLEVGMLLNLQVLSLWGNKLSGIIPDFLGNCSKLEKLVLYDNQLSGTIPFELGMLLNLQVLSLWGNKLSGIIPNSLGNCSKIEIINLRNNQLNGAVPNELGNLLFLVKIILEHNQLVSSSNVSLAFLTALTNCSHLEHIKMSHNNLNGVLPPSIGHLSSNLSIFDLGNNMIRGNIPQQITNLTSLTYLNLSNNLLSGYLPSGLKRFYILERLDLSGNSLGGGLQDNIVNMKSLGELDVSWNKLSGRIPGSLGRFQQLRRLFLHHNYFSGEIPSGLQRCPNLELVDLSNNHLSGNIPGEVMASLKNLQF is encoded by the coding sequence ATGGAATACATTTTATTTTCATTAATGTTGATGTTGCTCTTTTCATTctcaacttcactccaatctccTATTCCTGACCAGCAATCTTTGTTGAAATTCAGAGCTGCAATCACCTCCGACCCAAATAATTCCTTAGCAAATTGGAATTCCAGTATTCCAATGTGTAATTGGACCGGCGTTAGATGCTCTCATAATTCGCAGCAAGTTTTGGGGCTTGATCTCAGAGGTATGGATTTGCAGGGCGTCATTTCTCCTGCGCTTGGGAATCTCACGGCTCTGGTTAATCTCATTCTCCTCGATAACCAACTGCATGGGAGTATTCCGGGTGAGCTAGGCAAGTTGACACGGTTGAAGAATCTTATATTGCCTCAAAACTACTTTACAGGTACAATTCCACCCTCTTTCAAAAATCTCTCAGCCTTAGATCAATTGGACTTGTCGCTCAATAATCTCCATGGACCTATTCCTCCTGAAATAGGCATGCTCACCAAACTACATTTGCTCTACCTCTATGATAATCAGTTGTCAGGTAGTATCCCTTCCTCCATGGGAAACCTGTCAGAGTTGATTGTTTTGCAACTGCTAAATAATAGTCTCACAGGTCCTAttccaactgaaatagggaatctCCACGACCTAGAGGAGCTCGTGCTCTATAACAATAGATTGGTAGGAACGATTCCTTTAGAAGTGGGGATGCTCCTCAATTTGCAAGTACTTAGTCTATGGGGAAACAAGCTTAGTGGAATCATACCAGATTTCTTAGGAAATTGTTCTAAACTAGAGAAACTCGTACTCTATGACAATCAGTTGTCAGGAACTATTCCTtttgaattggggatgctcctcaATTTGCAAGTACTTAGTCTATGGGGAAACAAGCTTAGTGGAATCATACCAAATTCCTTAGGAAATTGTTCTAAAATCGAAATAATTAACCTACGGAACAATCAACTGAATGGAGCTGTGCCTAATGAGTTGGGCAATTTGCTTTTCCTTGTAAAAATTATATTAGAGCATAATCAGCTTGTTAGTAGCAGCAATGTCTCTTTGGCATTTCTGACTGCTCTCACAAATTGTTCCCACCTAGAACATATAAAAATGTCCCACAATAATTTGAACGGTGTTTTGCCTCCATCCATAGGCCACCTTTCTTCGAATCTCTCCATCTTTGATTTAGGGAACAACATGATAAGGGGAAACATACCTCAACAAATTACCAATCTTACCAGCTTAACCTACTTGAACTTAAGCAATAATCTTTTAAGTGGGTACCTGCCATCTGGGCTCAAAAGATTCTATATCTTGGAAAGATTGGATTTGAGCGGTAACAGTCTAGGAGGAGGCCTTCAAGATAACATTGTCAATATGAAAAGTTTAGGGGAATTAGATGTTAGTTGGAACAAGCTATCAGGAAGAATACCAGGCTCTCTTGGTAGATTTCAACAGCTGAGAAGACTTTTTCTGCACCACAACTATTTCTCCGGAGAGATACCTTCTGGTTTGCAGAGATGTCCAAACTTAGAACTGGTCGACTTGTCTAACAACCACCTGAGTGGAAACATACCTGGAGAAGTTATGGCAAGTCTTAAAAACCTTCAGTTTTAA
- the LOC131860274 gene encoding putative leucine-rich repeat receptor-like serine/threonine-protein kinase At2g24130: protein MIPSALANCLALEHLNLSHNAFEGPIPDALGKLQNLESVDLSFNFLSGTIPTSLAKMKVLRYFNACFNNLTGEVPKGGLFSNNTFNASFMGNTGLCGPDKYLVHACPNQGKRVKSLLTKMILSAAGTTAFLLCTSIFGILWCRKYSSHQFDLPDFMIGRLRYPKFKYQDLVNATNGFSETNLLGMGGFGSVYKGILRDGMVVAIKILNFQNQQLQNSFKRECKILARTRHRNLIRVISACSYLNFKALILQFATNGSLEKHLYTESNEEDVCELKIDECLNIAIDVAHGMEYLHHDCPTQVVHCDLKPSNVLLDANMTALVADFGISRLAGPANLIDSLSTSIALRGSIGYIAPEYGLGMNISTKGDVYSYGILLLEMVTRKRPTDAMFADDLNLPKWVRSAFPQRLADIVDRRLLENVEMEHNEWLVSFIHIGLLCTTESPQERPSMRDVTRQLEVLRSIFIGGATPASNLARTISDLVLNASANATEEGLSSSGSSTY from the exons ATGATTCCGTCAGCACTTGCAAACTGCTTAGCACTGGAGCATCTCAATCTCTCTCATAATGCCTTTGAAGGTCCGATACCAGATGCACTTGGCAAGTTACAAAATTTGGAATCTGTTGATCTTTCTTTCAATTTCCTGTCAGGTACAATACCTACGTCTCTTGCAAAAATGAAAGTGCTTCGCTACTTCAATGCTTGTTTCAACAATCTGACAGGTGAAGTTCCAAAAGGAGGGTTGTTTTCAAATAACACATTTAATGCATCATTTATGGGAAATACTGGTCTCTGTGGTCCAGACAAATACTTAGTGCATGCATGTCCAAACCAGGGTAAAAGAGTGAAGTCACTACTCACAAAAATGATTTTGTCAGCTGCTGGAACAACTGCATTTTTACTGTGTACTTCAATCTTTGGAATACTGTGGTGTCGGAAATATTCATCACATCAATTTGATCTTCCAGATTTCATGATTGGAAGACTGAGATATCCAAAGTTTAAATATCAAGATCTGGTCAATGCTACAAATGGATTCAGTGAGACAAATTTGCTTGGTATGGGTGGCTTTGGATCAGTCTATAAAGGAATTTTAAGAGATGGTATGGTGGTTGCAATCAAAATTCTCAATTTCCAAAATCAACAACTCCAAAACAGTTTCAAGAGAGAATGTAAAATCCTGGCAAGGACTCGACATCGAAATCTCATTAGAGTTATAAGTGCATGTTCATACCTTAACTTTAAGGCTTTGATTCTTCAATTTGCTACAAATGGAAGCTTGGAAAAGCATTTGTATACTGAAAGTAATGAGGAGGATGTTTGTGAGCTCAAAATTGATGAATGCCTGAACATTGCTATTGATGTGGCCCATGGCATGGAATACCTACATCATGATTGTCCTACCCAAGTTGTTCACTGTGATTTGAAACCTAGCAATGTGCTTCTAGATGCAAATATGACAGCCCTTGTAGCCGATTTTGGTATCTCAAGATTGGCTGGTCCTGCAAACTTAATTGATTCCTTGAGCACATCAATTGCCCTGAGAGGATCTATTGGCTACATAGCTCCTG AGTATGGATTGGGAATGAACATTTCTACAAAAGGGGATGTTTATAGCTATGGAATTCTCTTGTTAGAGATGGTCACAAGGAAAAGGCCAACTGATGCCATGTTTGCTGATGACCTGAACCTCCCAAAGTGGGTGAGATCAGCTTTTCCCCAGAGGTTAGCAGACATTGTTGATAGGAGGTTGTTAGAGAATGTGGAGATGGAACACAATGAGTGGCTTGTTTCTTTCATACATATTGGCTTGCTCTGCACAACTGAATCTCCCCAAGAACGACCGAGCATGAGAGATGTAACAAGGCAATTGGAGGTTCTAAGAAGTATTTTCATAGGAGGTGCAACACCAGCTTCCAATTTAGCAAGAACCATATCAGATTTGGTGCTGAATGCCAGTGCTAATGCAACGGAAGAGGGGCTTAGTTCCAGTGGGAGCTCTACATATTAG
- the LOC131068286 gene encoding secreted RxLR effector protein 78-like: MFLIDFEKAYDRVEWEFILMMLEAFGFPVEFCKWVKILLKDASAQVEINGSLSQIIKLSRSIRQGFPLAPALFVIALDALYYILRDYTISPKVEGVKLSNGSELINSQFADDTVLFIELTKQNLEALECKTKFLGEISGAKISQAKSTMLGWKEQPLESL, encoded by the coding sequence ATGTTCCTTATAGACTTcgagaaggcatatgatagggtggaatgggagTTTATTCTGATGATGCTAGAAGCCTTTGGTTTTCCAGTGGAATTCTGCAAATGGGTGAAGATTCTCCTTAAAGATGCATCGGCTCAGGTAGAAATTAATGGTTCCCTCTCTCAGATTATCAAGCTCAGCAGGTCTATTAGACAAGGTTTCCCTCTGGCCCCTGCTCTCTTTGTTATTGCTTTGGATGCCCTATACTATATCTTAAGAGATTACACCATTTCCCCTAAAGTAGAAGGTGTTAAACTTTCTAATGGATCTGAGCTGATTAATtcacaatttgctgatgacactgtACTTTTTATTGAACTGACCAAACAAAATTTGGAGGCATTGGAGTGCAAAACTAAGTTCTTAGGAGAGATTTCTGGGGCTAAAATATCTCAGGCCAAATCCACCATGCTTGGTTGGAAGGAACAACCTCTAGAGTCGTTGTAA